A part of Pseudoalteromonas arctica A 37-1-2 genomic DNA contains:
- a CDS encoding DUF2256 domain-containing protein → MAHKKLNLPQKICPICNKPFTWRKKWQRDWDNVIFCSERCRRNR, encoded by the coding sequence ATGGCGCACAAAAAACTAAACTTACCTCAAAAAATATGCCCTATTTGTAATAAACCTTTTACGTGGCGTAAAAAATGGCAGCGCGACTGGGATAACGTTATTTTCTGTTCAGAGCGCTGCAGGCGTAATAGATAA
- a CDS encoding OsmC family protein encodes MTIKKTASSTWSGDIKTGKGSISTQSGALNKQPYGFNTRFEDKAGSNPEELVGAAHSACFSMALSLALGDAGFTADKIDTKATVSLNEVDDGFSVTHIALEVKARIDDIQNEQFQALCEQTKKSCPISKLLNTEISLDATLQSAF; translated from the coding sequence ATGACTATTAAAAAAACGGCTAGTTCAACATGGTCTGGCGATATTAAAACAGGCAAAGGTAGCATATCAACTCAAAGTGGCGCGCTTAACAAACAACCTTATGGTTTTAATACCCGCTTTGAAGATAAGGCAGGCTCAAATCCTGAAGAATTAGTAGGTGCAGCGCACAGTGCATGTTTTAGTATGGCGCTTTCGCTTGCATTAGGTGATGCAGGCTTTACCGCAGATAAAATTGATACTAAAGCCACTGTAAGCCTTAATGAAGTAGATGACGGTTTTTCAGTAACGCATATTGCTCTTGAGGTAAAAGCGCGTATTGATGATATTCAAAACGAGCAGTTTCAAGCCTTATGTGAGCAAACCAAAAAGAGCTGCCCTATTTCCAAGCTCTTAAATACCGAAATATCACTAGATGCGACACTTCAATCAGCATTTTAA
- a CDS encoding 2TM domain-containing protein, translating to MSNTVTLGKKIKGYLLILTLLSVINLLTSPSYIWVVWPAIGMGIGLVVSTLSRNKPKNTSL from the coding sequence ATGAGCAATACAGTGACATTAGGCAAAAAAATTAAAGGATATTTACTTATTTTAACTTTGCTAAGCGTTATAAATTTACTAACTTCGCCTAGTTATATATGGGTAGTATGGCCAGCAATTGGGATGGGAATAGGGCTTGTAGTAAGTACTTTGAGTAGGAATAAACCTAAAAATACTTCTTTATAA
- a CDS encoding EAL domain-containing protein: MSEKSKDCEKVTCSNCADANDLEFDFSMAFQPIINCKTNLIYGYEALVRGLNGESAYSIISKVNEDNRYAFDQLCRIKAIQLASKLGITSMLSINFLPNAIYKPERCIRTTLEAAKKYNFPIQNIMFEFTEVEKIEDTAHIKRIVDYYQSLGFKTATDDFGAGYSGLNLLADFQTDIIKLDMALIRDISNDKKRQLIVTHCLNMFRDLNITPLAEGIETVQEYTWLKNAGVELMQGYLFAKPSFENLPEVNFEDIGAD; encoded by the coding sequence ATGAGCGAAAAATCAAAAGATTGTGAAAAAGTTACGTGTAGTAACTGTGCTGACGCTAACGATCTCGAATTTGATTTTTCTATGGCTTTTCAACCGATTATAAACTGTAAAACTAATCTTATTTATGGCTATGAGGCATTGGTTAGGGGTTTAAATGGCGAGTCTGCTTATTCAATCATTTCAAAAGTGAATGAAGACAACCGCTATGCATTTGATCAGCTTTGTCGTATTAAAGCCATTCAACTAGCCTCAAAGCTGGGCATAACATCAATGCTAAGCATTAACTTTTTACCTAATGCTATTTATAAACCAGAGCGATGTATACGCACCACGCTAGAAGCTGCAAAAAAATATAACTTCCCAATTCAAAATATTATGTTTGAATTTACTGAAGTAGAAAAAATAGAAGACACCGCACACATTAAACGCATTGTTGATTACTATCAGTCTCTCGGATTTAAAACCGCCACTGATGACTTTGGTGCAGGTTATTCTGGTTTAAATCTACTGGCTGACTTTCAAACAGATATTATCAAGCTTGATATGGCGCTCATACGTGATATAAGCAACGACAAAAAACGCCAACTAATAGTAACTCATTGCTTAAATATGTTTCGCGATTTAAACATCACTCCATTGGCTGAAGGGATTGAAACAGTACAAGAATATACATGGCTTAAAAACGCAGGTGTTGAACTTATGCAAGGGTATTTATTTGCCAAACCAAGCTTTGAAAACTTGCCTGAGGTAAATTTTGAGGACATAGGTGCTGATTAA
- a CDS encoding dipeptidase, with the protein MKKLALASIALFAFGAHAQLNKNIDSVADYAVNNYQNAQIHTLTNLVAFPTVNKSDITAPQNPDFIGFKALLKMKAAELGFDYQDLGYTVLIGMGEQSEKVTVVTHGDVQPANASKWKQSPFIIDTSEPGKLVGRGTEDDKGAIATALYAMKAIKDKGITLNNRIELMIYLAEESDWGPLTQFMKTYEQPKYAVTIDASYPVVVAEKGWSLIAPTFNATSPQTGLYVKDVTGGAFRSQIPEDASLVLHNADAALIFTLKAKAKTLNKVEFNFSEKSNGLAISVKGMSAHSSEPESGINAIAYLAELFKGVELENNSDGELIDFVNQLIGLDIHGKQFGEIAYKHDFMGPMTVAPTVIERDGNALTLAVNARRPMGKDEAVLQKQIDDALANWQATNNVTLANIETIIGTPMLLDSAPHAQKLLDIFKHFTGDEKADFVSIGGGTNAKLFDNAVSFGPSMPGKRYTGHSEHEFMTIEQLELNLRMYTAMMIELGNM; encoded by the coding sequence TTGAAAAAGTTAGCTTTAGCCAGTATTGCTTTATTTGCGTTTGGTGCTCATGCGCAGTTAAATAAAAATATTGATAGCGTTGCCGATTACGCAGTAAATAACTACCAAAATGCTCAAATACACACACTAACTAACTTAGTGGCTTTTCCGACCGTTAATAAAAGCGACATTACAGCTCCTCAAAATCCCGATTTTATTGGCTTTAAAGCACTTTTAAAAATGAAAGCCGCAGAGCTTGGTTTTGACTATCAAGATTTAGGGTACACCGTATTAATTGGTATGGGCGAGCAAAGCGAAAAAGTAACGGTAGTAACGCACGGCGACGTGCAACCTGCTAATGCTAGCAAATGGAAACAAAGTCCTTTTATTATTGATACATCTGAACCGGGAAAATTAGTTGGTCGTGGTACGGAAGACGATAAAGGTGCAATAGCAACAGCGCTTTACGCCATGAAAGCAATTAAAGATAAAGGCATAACCCTTAATAACCGTATTGAGCTTATGATTTACCTTGCAGAGGAGTCTGATTGGGGTCCGCTTACTCAATTTATGAAAACGTATGAACAACCAAAATATGCAGTAACGATTGATGCATCATACCCTGTAGTGGTTGCCGAGAAAGGCTGGAGCTTAATTGCACCTACTTTTAATGCAACATCACCACAGACGGGTTTATATGTAAAGGATGTAACTGGCGGTGCGTTTAGAAGCCAAATTCCAGAAGATGCAAGTTTAGTACTTCACAATGCAGACGCTGCACTTATTTTTACATTAAAAGCCAAAGCCAAAACATTAAATAAAGTTGAGTTTAACTTTAGTGAAAAAAGTAATGGTTTAGCAATAAGCGTTAAAGGTATGTCGGCGCATTCATCTGAGCCAGAGTCGGGTATAAATGCGATTGCCTATTTAGCTGAGTTATTTAAAGGTGTGGAGCTTGAAAATAACAGTGACGGCGAGCTAATCGACTTTGTAAATCAGTTAATTGGTTTAGATATTCACGGTAAACAGTTTGGCGAAATAGCCTATAAGCACGACTTTATGGGCCCGATGACAGTGGCACCAACCGTTATTGAGCGCGATGGTAATGCGCTAACACTTGCTGTAAATGCACGTCGCCCTATGGGTAAAGACGAAGCTGTATTACAAAAGCAAATTGATGATGCGCTCGCTAATTGGCAAGCCACTAACAATGTAACGCTTGCCAACATAGAAACAATCATTGGCACACCTATGCTGCTTGATAGCGCGCCGCATGCGCAAAAGCTGCTTGATATTTTTAAGCATTTTACGGGCGACGAAAAAGCTGACTTTGTATCAATAGGTGGTGGCACTAACGCAAAGCTGTTTGATAATGCGGTATCGTTTGGTCCTTCAATGCCAGGTAAGCGCTACACAGGTCACTCAGAGCATGAATTTATGACCATTGAGCAACTTGAGCTTAATTTGCGTATGTACACAGCGATGATGATAGAGCTAGGTAATATGTAG
- a CDS encoding DUF2986 domain-containing protein has protein sequence MRDLKLTGYLIVNRRKKIVTKFQKKDKRTNAKLHKSNKPGYVSKAEREKLAEQESNEPQAIQE, from the coding sequence ATGCGCGACTTAAAATTAACAGGGTATTTAATTGTGAACCGTCGTAAAAAAATCGTCACTAAATTTCAAAAGAAAGATAAACGCACTAACGCTAAACTACATAAAAGCAACAAACCTGGTTATGTGTCAAAAGCTGAGCGCGAAAAACTAGCTGAACAAGAAAGTAATGAGCCACAGGCAATCCAAGAGTAA
- a CDS encoding TDT family transporter: MFKQFKNKVMGAPTAMAGLALGIASMGWAWENVFNLNSQGQFLGAVLAGVLVLLLAAKFLLHPHLLKADLAHPVAGSVIPTFAMANLVISNSVGQFNSLAGDIMWVLAFVLHLTFLMSFLYQRAKKFNFEDMAPSWFVPPVGIIIADVTFSGNPTLAWLAYSALVIGISTYSIMLPIMFYRFLLALKSDYEIQPTLAILAAPASLTLAGYFHIVANPSLFIVWALFILAIIKTLIVYVLFIKLLRRPFTPSYAAFTFPMVIGATALFKMKDWMQSINLAMPYVDTVNYLATFELIVATAVVGYVSARYFCHFKLSKQRVA, from the coding sequence GTGTTTAAGCAATTTAAAAATAAAGTGATGGGTGCGCCAACAGCTATGGCCGGTTTAGCTTTGGGTATTGCTAGTATGGGATGGGCATGGGAAAACGTTTTTAATTTAAACTCCCAAGGGCAATTTTTGGGAGCGGTACTAGCTGGCGTATTAGTTTTACTTTTGGCTGCTAAGTTTTTACTACACCCTCATTTATTAAAAGCCGATTTAGCACACCCAGTTGCAGGAAGTGTGATCCCTACATTTGCAATGGCTAATCTTGTTATTTCAAACTCAGTTGGGCAATTTAACTCATTAGCTGGCGACATTATGTGGGTTTTAGCTTTTGTGCTGCATCTTACATTTTTGATGAGTTTTTTATACCAGCGAGCAAAAAAGTTTAACTTTGAGGATATGGCGCCCAGCTGGTTTGTGCCGCCAGTGGGGATAATTATTGCAGATGTTACTTTTTCGGGAAATCCGACATTAGCGTGGTTAGCTTATAGCGCACTGGTGATTGGTATATCAACGTACAGTATTATGCTGCCAATTATGTTTTATCGTTTTTTATTAGCATTAAAAAGTGACTACGAAATACAGCCAACACTTGCCATTTTAGCTGCGCCTGCCAGTTTAACATTAGCGGGGTATTTTCATATTGTTGCTAATCCATCACTCTTTATAGTATGGGCATTATTTATATTAGCGATAATAAAAACACTGATTGTTTATGTGTTATTTATAAAGTTATTACGCAGACCTTTTACGCCGAGCTACGCTGCTTTTACATTTCCAATGGTTATTGGGGCAACTGCATTATTTAAAATGAAAGACTGGATGCAAAGTATAAACCTCGCAATGCCATATGTAGATACAGTTAATTACTTAGCTACGTTTGAACTTATAGTTGCCACGGCAGTAGTTGGTTATGTAAGTGCTCGGTACTTTTGCCACTTTAAATTATCAAAGCAACGGGTAGCGTAA
- a CDS encoding TonB-dependent receptor, protein MVYKSKTQKTYLLTPVALFISGVLSPFAFADDTPLEVIEVHGHAQNKHLALGSSESLLSDLGVDFSAAGGVSNLPILNGLMGDRVKVLVDGADVTAACANHMNPPLSYISANQITSYNVVAGVSAVSAGGDNIAGVISVNSISPQYSDSNELGWHSGYVSAKYSSVDNGRKLGVGARLASNTFSLNYQGSFSDADSYEDGNSDVVLDRLYRAQNHSLTAAMRDDKQQLVIKLTHQKIPYQGFANQYMDMTDNTSYGAIAQYKRSFENSELEGQVNWHSVKHEMGFFSEEKTGMMRMKTDAQDISTQLKWRIALDKNSSILLGQEYYNYSIDDWWPGIEGSTMMGPNDYVNINNGKRERIAAFAEYESQINTKLWLNAGVRIESVNTQVGEVQPYNDGMSMMNMDDMSSMTMSDMSTDNTIAAQNFNAGDRDKTDTIVDANFLINYQITNYDELQFGLARKNRAPNLYERYSWGVSTMATTMIGWYGDGNGYIGNPDLDVETAHTLSATYIKSAKDDRWRLSTNVWYTDVNDYIDADIVRSFNSYDLDNTARNILQFTNVDAILYGAKIDLTANIYESKQLGNWQLHANVTNTRGKRDDTNQPLYQIKPLQTQLGISQQIGRFENALSWQWVDTKSRVDNDRFENQTDSYSLVNLSSKATWDSLTLSAEVSNVFDEYYQLPLGGVSIAALKQDSSNGFEQLVGQGRSFNVSVSYAF, encoded by the coding sequence ATGGTTTATAAAAGCAAAACTCAAAAAACATATTTACTAACTCCTGTCGCACTTTTTATTAGCGGTGTGCTATCTCCTTTTGCATTTGCCGACGATACGCCTTTAGAAGTGATTGAAGTACACGGACATGCTCAAAATAAGCATTTAGCACTTGGTTCGTCAGAATCGTTATTAAGTGATTTAGGTGTCGATTTTTCAGCAGCGGGCGGCGTATCTAACTTACCTATTTTAAATGGTTTAATGGGCGACAGAGTTAAAGTGTTAGTTGATGGTGCAGATGTAACCGCTGCATGCGCTAATCATATGAACCCGCCACTTTCGTATATCTCGGCTAATCAAATTACGTCTTACAATGTGGTTGCAGGCGTGTCGGCTGTAAGCGCGGGCGGCGATAATATTGCTGGTGTAATAAGCGTTAATTCTATTTCACCACAGTATAGCGATAGCAATGAATTAGGTTGGCACTCAGGTTATGTGTCAGCAAAGTACAGTAGCGTTGATAACGGACGTAAACTTGGCGTAGGTGCACGTTTAGCTAGTAACACGTTTAGCCTTAATTATCAGGGTTCGTTTAGTGACGCAGATAGTTATGAAGACGGTAACAGCGATGTAGTATTAGATAGATTGTATCGAGCACAAAATCATAGTTTAACCGCCGCTATGCGCGATGATAAACAGCAATTAGTTATAAAGCTAACGCATCAAAAAATCCCGTATCAGGGATTTGCAAATCAGTATATGGATATGACCGATAACACCAGTTACGGTGCAATAGCTCAATACAAGCGCTCCTTTGAAAACAGCGAGCTTGAAGGGCAAGTTAACTGGCATAGCGTAAAGCACGAAATGGGTTTTTTCAGTGAAGAAAAAACAGGCATGATGCGAATGAAAACTGATGCACAAGATATAAGTACGCAGCTTAAATGGCGTATTGCGCTTGATAAAAACAGCAGTATTTTACTCGGCCAAGAATATTACAATTACAGCATTGATGATTGGTGGCCAGGTATTGAAGGCTCAACCATGATGGGACCAAACGATTACGTAAATATAAATAATGGCAAACGAGAGCGCATAGCAGCATTTGCTGAATATGAGAGCCAAATAAATACAAAACTGTGGCTAAACGCAGGTGTACGTATTGAAAGTGTTAATACCCAAGTAGGTGAGGTTCAGCCTTACAACGACGGTATGAGCATGATGAATATGGACGATATGAGCAGTATGACCATGAGCGATATGTCTACAGATAACACTATTGCCGCACAGAATTTTAATGCTGGCGACAGAGATAAAACCGACACTATAGTTGATGCTAACTTTTTAATTAACTACCAAATAACAAATTATGATGAGCTGCAATTTGGTCTTGCCCGTAAAAACCGCGCGCCTAATTTATACGAGCGATATAGTTGGGGTGTAAGTACCATGGCAACCACCATGATTGGTTGGTATGGCGATGGTAATGGTTATATTGGTAACCCTGATTTAGACGTTGAAACAGCGCATACTTTAAGTGCTACTTATATTAAATCGGCTAAAGATGACCGTTGGCGATTAAGCACCAATGTTTGGTATACAGATGTGAATGATTATATTGATGCTGATATTGTAAGAAGCTTCAATAGTTATGACTTGGACAACACAGCGCGTAACATTTTGCAGTTTACTAATGTAGATGCCATTTTATATGGTGCAAAAATAGATTTAACAGCCAACATTTATGAATCTAAGCAATTAGGTAACTGGCAGTTACACGCTAATGTTACTAATACCAGAGGTAAGCGCGACGATACTAACCAGCCGCTTTATCAAATTAAACCATTGCAAACTCAGCTAGGTATTAGCCAGCAAATAGGTCGATTTGAAAATGCGTTATCTTGGCAGTGGGTAGATACTAAAAGCCGTGTAGATAATGATCGTTTTGAAAACCAAACAGACAGCTACAGCCTGGTTAATTTAAGCTCTAAAGCCACATGGGATTCATTAACGCTAAGTGCTGAAGTGAGTAACGTGTTTGATGAGTATTACCAGCTCCCATTAGGTGGTGTAAGTATTGCGGCACTTAAACAAGATAGCAGCAACGGGTTTGAACAACTTGTAGGGCAGGGGCGTTCATTTAATGTAAGCGTTAGTTACGCGTTCTAA
- a CDS encoding methyl-accepting chemotaxis protein, which translates to MFGISKRNAKIEEMELQLIQKQSILSAINKHVAYIEFTPDGIILDANQLFLKTIGYSKEKIIGKHHRMFCEPEYAKSNEYSQFWQALKTGNSKAGSFLRYKANGDKLWLEATYFPVEERGVVTKVIKIASDITTSYIQRKAQEAIANALDKALATIEFTPEGNILKANQNFLATIGYSLKDIVGKHHKMFCTKLFYEKNPRFWSELAQGQFKSGKFKRIAADGSEIWLEATYNPILDSKGNVIKIIKFASNITDRINNNSAVTEAAAIAHESAVATATTAKKGSEILQNSIANSDAIVSQVLKSVDLIKNLNEQSAVIGSIVSTISSIADQTNLLALNAAIEAARAGDYGRGFAVVADEVRQLAASTSRSTNEIASVVKNNQELTNDISKQITSVSDSSKQGRELIANVSEVIKEIERGADIVSQTVAKLNT; encoded by the coding sequence ATGTTTGGTATTTCTAAAAGAAACGCAAAAATTGAAGAAATGGAGCTTCAATTAATTCAAAAACAATCTATTTTATCGGCAATTAATAAGCACGTTGCTTATATAGAGTTTACACCTGATGGAATAATATTAGACGCAAACCAGTTGTTTTTAAAAACGATTGGGTATAGCAAAGAGAAAATAATTGGTAAGCATCATCGTATGTTTTGCGAACCTGAATATGCAAAGTCAAACGAATATAGTCAATTTTGGCAAGCATTAAAAACAGGGAATTCTAAAGCAGGCTCGTTTTTAAGGTACAAAGCTAATGGCGATAAGCTTTGGCTTGAGGCAACTTACTTTCCTGTAGAAGAGCGCGGCGTAGTCACCAAAGTTATTAAAATAGCCTCTGATATTACGACCAGTTACATACAAAGAAAAGCGCAAGAAGCTATTGCAAATGCACTTGATAAAGCCTTGGCTACAATAGAGTTTACCCCAGAGGGTAATATTTTAAAGGCGAACCAAAACTTTTTAGCAACAATAGGTTATAGCTTAAAAGACATTGTAGGCAAGCATCATAAAATGTTTTGTACTAAATTGTTTTATGAGAAAAACCCACGCTTTTGGAGTGAATTAGCGCAGGGGCAGTTTAAGTCAGGAAAATTTAAACGTATTGCCGCCGACGGTTCAGAAATTTGGTTAGAAGCAACTTATAACCCAATTTTAGATAGCAAAGGTAATGTAATTAAAATAATTAAGTTTGCATCAAATATTACCGATCGAATTAACAATAACAGTGCAGTGACAGAAGCCGCTGCAATAGCACATGAATCGGCGGTAGCTACTGCTACAACCGCTAAAAAAGGCTCTGAAATACTACAAAACTCTATAGCGAACTCCGACGCCATTGTAAGCCAAGTACTTAAATCGGTAGATTTAATAAAAAATCTTAATGAACAGTCTGCGGTCATAGGCTCCATTGTTTCGACAATTAGCAGCATTGCGGATCAAACTAATTTACTGGCACTTAATGCCGCAATAGAAGCGGCGCGTGCTGGTGATTATGGTCGAGGTTTTGCTGTAGTAGCTGATGAAGTAAGGCAGCTTGCAGCCAGCACGAGTCGCTCTACTAATGAAATAGCAAGTGTTGTTAAAAATAACCAAGAGCTCACTAATGATATATCAAAGCAAATAACGTCAGTTTCAGACTCATCAAAACAAGGAAGAGAGCTTATTGCTAATGTGTCTGAGGTCATTAAAGAGATTGAACGTGGAGCCGATATTGTTTCTCAAACGGTAGCTAAGTTAAATACTTAG